In Leishmania mexicana MHOM/GT/2001/U1103 complete genome, chromosome 20, one genomic interval encodes:
- a CDS encoding putative exosome-associated protein 4: MKRADGRESPGAVRAIHVATNVLANCHSSACVEIGKTRVLCGVRPPQQLVQEYRGTRGRVSCQVHRSLESLSNLDNSGDRDMALALEGVAEQAVVLERIPQLLVGVLIEVVHDDGAVWDAATTALCVALTAGGVEVYDTFSACSAAVRHDGAIIVDVTQEEAATALASVVLCSGLSLGGVYYCCHKGACEATTMSQLVQAATKGLQVRKVPLLEQIRNQLV, from the coding sequence ATGAAGCGAGCTGACGGTCGCGAGTCTCCTGGGGCGGTGCGCGCCATTCACGTCGCCACTAACGTGCTGGCCAActgccacagcagcgcctgtgTCGAGATTGGAAAGACGCGTGTCTTGTGCGGTGTTcgcccgccgcagcagctggttCAGGAATACCGCGGCACGCGCGGACGTGTCAGCTGCCAAGTCCACCGCAGCTTGGAGTCCTTGTCGAACCTTGACAACTCTGGCGACCGCGACATGGCCCTTGCGCTCGAGGGAGTGGCAGAGCaagcggtggtgctggagcgCATTCCACAACTGCTGGTGGGGGTCCTAATTGAAGTGGTGCACGACGACGGGGCTGTATGGGATGCCGCTACGACGGCTTTGTGCGTCGCTCTCACGGCAGGTGGCGTGGAGGTCTACGATACCTTTTCGGCGTGCAGTGCCGCGGTGCGGCACGATGGCGCCATAATTGTCGACGTCACtcaagaggaggcggcgacggcgttggcGAGCGTGGTGTTGTGCAGCGGCCTCTCCCTCGGAGGCGTGTACTACTGCTGCCACAAAGGCGCGTGCGAGGCAACGACGATGAGTCAGCTGGTGCAGGCGGCGACGAAggggctgcaggtgcgcaaGGTCCCGCTCTTAGAGCAAATCCGGAACCAACTAGTCTAG